CAACAGTACTGAATACAAGCTAGCTATGGGTACTTTACTCCCATTGCAAACAAAACACACACAGCTATTAGGAGTAGCTCTTAGTTCACTGCCCTACAATTCTTCCTGATCTCTTGACCTCCAGTGATGCTACTCATCTTGATCATAGAATTAACAAATGCACGGTTAAAAGCTTCCTTTGAACTTGCAAACTTATAAACAAGATTCTTGGTCTTAGGAAAGTTTAGCAGAGCTTGGTCAGAAGAAAACAGGGCCTTCTTTTGGAGTATCAGCCTATAATAATTGTTGTCAAATGTGGTTGATGAAGTATCCATGTAAGCACCAGCACTTTTAGCCTTGTTGTTTACTGGGCATGTGTTTCTTAGACTTGCTGCAAAGGACGGATTCATCTCAGGGTCGACGTTGCTGGCTGGACAGAAGTTGCGAATTCTACCTTCAAAGGATGAGCAATGAGCAAATCCCAAGGTGTGTGCTCCTGCATCATATAACATTGACAATGCTTACGTTTACACTGAATATTCTCTGATTCTTATGAAAAATGTGTATACATACTGTGCCAAACTGCTGACGTTGTGTTAGtacttgaaattttcattctgAGTTTGTATTTTTATGTGGTTTACCTGAAAGAGCCACTAGGTCGTCCAAGGATAATCCCCTTTGGGAGAAGCTTTGTTGCAGCTGAGAAATGTTGAACCTTGGAGATGGCAATTGTATTGTTTCACTAGCCTTTGATATCCTTCCATCCTTTCTCCCTTTGGGAACATCCCATGTTGGGCCTCCAGACTGTAAGACATTCACACACAAAATTATACCATTTTACAGAGATAAATGTGTTGGACTAAGGAAAAAGACCATTGAATTATATGGTTTCTTACAAGCACAACTGCATCCCTTGCAGCGAGAGCCACAATATCAGCGCAAGAGACAACACCGGGGCAATAGGATTCCAGTTCTTTCTTTGCGTTGTCGATCACGAAAAACGAGTGCAAAGATAAATTAGGAGGCCCATCTTTCTCAGCTTTGTTGTTACCTACTGAATTCAGCAGTACAGATGCATCACAGCCCTTCACCCAAGCAAACAAAACCAGGTTAGTTTTGTCAAACACAAAGAAGTTTAAACGTGTTGAGAATTCTAAAGAGAATACCCTTATAAAACAGTCATGAAAGTGCATCCGGAGGAGTCCCGCAGGGACAGTCTTGTCTTTGTAAGCTGCACTCCTGACAGCTTTATTAACGATGAAGTCAACACCTGGACATGTCTTCTCGTAGTAGTCTAAGCTCAGTGAACTCCCCAAAGGCAAAACAGACAGCAAAAGAATTGCAAAGTGTGAGAATACCACAGCAAATGAGGCCATGACCTACAAATATAGGTACGAAAGCTACACTCTTATCTTCGCTCTTATCTTAGTAAACGAAGCAAGTCTTGGTCCATTACCGTTAAGATTGTGtgttatttatagaaaatgaaaggtgATAGAAGAGTTACAATACAAAGCCGTGACATGATAGCGGCCCCAGACGTTGAACAAATGCAAATGATGACGAAGTGATTCTGAAGCAATGCTGATCCAACAACATGCACGACACTGGCTGCTGTTGCTCCTTGAACCTTCAACTTTCGGACTTAGGGAGTGGGACAACATCATGCCAAAATTTTGGTAATAATTATGTTTGCTTTGAATGAAAGATCTGGAAACCCAAAAAGGTTATACCCTCCTCTTGTTGCTATTGGCATCTTGGTTGGTCCCTAATTTGGTGCACTTTAACGAACGCGGTTTTGGAGACTGTTATTTGGATTGATTGCCATTCTTTCACAAAGCtaatgagttttctttacttcaAAAGGTAGCTCGAGAGGCCAGGATTTCTTCGTTTACAGAGTAAAAGGTATGCTACAGTTCCCttcaactttatttaaattattaaacgGTAGTTTCcaatgcttcatttttttttaaccaaagttttgaaatatttgtatttgagatagaaaaattatagaccatttttagagagagaaaatagatAGAAATtgtgtaacagtctaagcctAAGCCTAAGCCTAAGCCTAAGTaggctaacaaatattgtccatttccGTTTTTAAACACATCTaataaggagagatttttatGTCTCATCTCACAAACCAACCCTCTTGAGggtcagtgtcctcgctggtatACGGTCCAGTGacgactctaatactatttgtaataccTCAAGTctaccactaacaaatattgtcagtGTTGACCAGTTATGTATCTCTGTTAACTTCACAGTTAAAAAATGTGTTAGTAGAAAGAAGTTTGTTAAGTagcaataaaagaaaaaattgttaaagtaatattatgaatgtaatttatatctaacaaaaattaagaaaaaatccaTTGGTACGGAGAGTAAGAGTAAATTCATTGATAATGAAcgaaaatgattaattatcccaaagattaaaaaaaaactatattataaaaaattgaatggtcaaagatcaaataatattttaaacatatacattaaaaaaaatgaaaaggggaAAATGGTAAAAAGGTGAAAACTACATTTgaccaaatattttattttaatttttgcatttgcatggatCTAACTCATCAAATTATAAcctcttaatttaaaattagtaatcTGTTGTGAAAGTAGGTAGTTGGGATAGAGCTTTCCAGTTTGTTTATAATAGCTTCATATTTAAGCTTAATTAGttataattagaaataaaaaaataaataaaaaaattacttaatttgGGTGTAATTATTTGAACTTGGACATCTCTtctaatcaaatcattttaGGAAACTATTTAAAGTGTTTGGCATCAATTTATGGGCCCACAAAGTAAATTTCCAATATATATCTTATCAATTTCATATGTTTAATTGATGGTGGATTTGGGTAAATGTGTTATtaatttacattaataatgCATAAAAAGTTTGTATTGagtattttctttaattttataaaatcaattcctttaattatatattaagagAAGTGGCCAATTgaaaacataaagaaatttaaaaagaaaaatagatcaaaatatattttattaattgaatttgaaatgtaatttaatccatgatttatttcttaacaaagaatattaaaagaatttaaattaaacaatgtcattaatttattagagagaggattgactttttaaaaatataaaatgaaatataaacattttatatttagccaaaataaatgcaaaaaacaaacaataaagcggtttgtttttaaaacaaaataatattaaagagAAGATTGACTTGTTATTATTAtccttatttataatatttttcatataaaagggaaattgatttttaatctaattaaaacaaataaagcggtttatttttaaataatagttttgagaattaaaataaaatatacgaaataaataatgaaagtcaaacaataaacaaaatagCAAGAAGGACAACAGAGAGACAGGCAAGCGGGTTTAACTGCGTCGCATCACCCGTCCCAATTCCCGGCGATGACTGCGTGCTGTTGCTTGTTCTAGTGGTAGAAGGTGCCGGAGGAGAGTCGCCGGACGGTGATGGTGCGTCGGCCGGCGGAGAGTTGGACGGAGGGGAGTTGTCGGCGCCATTGTCGAAACctggatttaaaattttaaaaaaagaacaagcgATCAGCCAGCGACAATGGACAAAGCCAGAAAAACGAAGAGAGGTTTTGAGGTGAAGAAATACTGAACAGTTCACTTCATTCCAGCCCAGAACCATCTTTTCACGATTGAAGACGATACGATGACCAGCCATGAAATTCACTGCCAGAAGAGGAAaagcttttaatttcataatctttttCTTGCAACATCAAGTAGCAGAGATGGGCACTCACGTCCGAAGAGATTAATATCAGTGCTCTTGGCAATGGTAAGACAAATGGCATGTCCACCCTTGTCCTGAAGCCCACGCGAACACCCAGAtcaagaaaaacccaaaggaTTACAGAAACAAAGCTTAAAAAGCAAAAGACTTGAACTGTTCAGATAACTCACATCGGTAGGAATGGCAACAAACATAGAAATAACGCCAAAAATATAGCCACTATCCATAGTAAAATTCAGATGCGGTTGTTGAAAGAGTGTTCCTAGACTGGATAGGAATAGATGGGAATCAGAATCTTGTCGAGAATGTTTGCTAAAACCATTCTAGCTAAATGGTGGctaaatggtggtgagagtTCTTTCCTTATAATCATGTACAGAAACAGAAATAGATAAATTAGAAACAGAATGAGATAAATTACAAAGGAATGTGAAGCAATAAATGGATACgagatatttaattataataaaatggtcaaatatgatatctaTGTTAAATCATAATTCAATGCTAAATATTCTCGAACACTTATATGAAAACGAAAAATTGTTATCATCTACTTACGGAAGTTGGTAACAGTACTCAAATGGGTAGTCAGAATCAAATATAAAGCGGTCTAATTCCATGGCTGCATCTATCTGCACAACAATTCTATATATAAACCAGAGATTCCATGAACTCATATCTGCACAACAATTCTATATATAAACCAGAGATTCCATGAACTCATATGACACTTCCCAAGATAATAGCTTACTTTCTGAGTAACGAGAGTGTAAATTGGGTCAGCTAGGTACGTATAAGAGGAACCAGAGTCAAAAATTGCAGTAAATTCAACATTGCTGGGTTTTCCTGCCACAGTTATCTGAATGATGGTGACATTGTAGGATGAACTGCCACCAAACAACAGAATTCAGCTAGAAAAAACAGTTTTTCCAGGAGAAATGAAGGACAGAGATTAAAAAAGTGAGTAAGATCTTACGAGTTGGGCTTGAGGGATGTTTCTCGCTGGTCTGATGGGCCTATGTCTCCAAAATCGATGTTCCCATAACCATCATATCCAAAACACATGGAGAATGAATCTGGGGTAAGCTCTTGGCTTGCTAAGAGGGATGGAACTGATATCTTTCCCATGCCAAGCCCAAGAAGACCATTAGCTGCTACATTGGAAAATATACCAGTTTGGACCTTACCACATCTGCAATGAAGAATCCCATTTAAAGCAACGCAAAAACACAGCAGATTGCAGATAGTTTCTATAAGATAGTATTGTTGACATTAAGTTATATTAGAAACTGCTAAAACATGATGAAATAGCTTCTTATGTTGATAGAAAGAAACGTATTAAATGTTGGGtggatcatggatttataagtaagaaatattatcttcattggtatgaagccttttagggaaataaaaaaaagtcatgagagctaaTGCTCAAAgggaacaatatcataccattcttGAGGTTCATGATTcataacatggtatcagagtcatgcccttaacttagccatgtcaatagaatcctcaaatgtcgaacagagaagttgtgagcctcgaaggtgtagtaaaaaataacttaTAGTGTCGAataaatggtgtactttgttcgagagctccagagaaaggagtcgagcctcgattaaggggaggctgttcgaagGCTTAGGCttaaggggaggctctatggtgtactttgttcgaggggaggattgttgagaattgttggaagaggagtcacacatcggctaattaaggggttgatcatgagtttataagtaaggaatactatcttcataggtatgagaccttttggagaaactaaaagtaaaattatgagaacttatgctcaaaatagacaatatcatggTATTGtagagattcgtgattcctaacattaaGAACTAAACGAAATGCGTGCATAATTCAGAAGCATTTGATTCAGAAAGAGTGATTCAACAGTACTCACCCAAAAGTAATCTTGGCATCAACAGGTTTGGATTGTGAATCATCGGTGGCCAAGTGCAAGATGTCTTCTACCAAATACCCAGAAGATGATGTATTGGGAGACGCATCATGAATCTTGTAAGGACAAGAACTTTTGTTTGAAGGGCATTGGTCTGCAAGCTCGCACAAAGAGTTGCTGCAGGCAACACTTTTGCTCGTTGTTGAAGCATTTGGACTGTAATGATTCAACGTTAACTgaagaaacataaacaaataagaacatcaatttcaaaaatttgcaCTGTTTGTTTCCcgagaaaattgaagagggCGGAAAGAAAATACATCTTCCCCATCTGAAGTGCCCACGGAAGTACGGCATTTGCTGCATTCACAAGGTAACCAGAACAAATCGCTTCCAGTGTCCAATGCCACTAAGAAACCTAACTCCGGCGTTCCCACAGATATATTGGCGTAGTAGAAACTGAAAATCCAACAGGAAACAAATTAAAGCAAGGGCAATCGGACAAAGTAAATCGGAAAATCAACAGAGAAAGTACGGCGCAATACTCTCCCAAACTGCCGTAATGGTAGGTGTGGTTGTCGTAAGAGAACGTCAGAGGCGTTTCGCTTTTAGAGGTGACCAATCGCCGGCCGTGAAGTAGTCGATCGCGGTGGACCATAGCTGCGTAATATCCAGGGGTGTGTTTCTCCAGTAAACCATCAGAGTTTAGAATCCCCTTAATCGAATCCGAAAACCGACGGTGGATATTGAACTTGAGCGAAACCACCTCGCCGGcgagaaagaaaatagaaagaaacagTAGCATTTGGGCAGCGGAAGTGAATGTCGACGCCATGGACGCCGATTAGAGGATCCAAAAGTTTTCCGGGGTGAAGAGGATTCGAGGAGAAGAAATTTAAATGGGATCAGGAGGACGAGAGAGTAACATGGACCGGAGGAATTTACGGATTCGAAGTGGAGTAACATGAGAGTCAAACCtttcagaagaagaagacgacgaaaTTATGATCtctgtgtatgtatatatatatgtatgtatgtatatatatattcttcattCCTCAGCATTGTTCCTTCTTCTACGCCTTCCTCTGTTTCCTGCAAAAATAGATGAAGATAAAAGATCCAATGAACCTCATAGGTACTCATAATTCTCTATGAACTTTCATTATCGTATAATTATTCTCGATCGAACTTTCACCATTGTCTAGTTAGTATGCGGTGCtcgagtaaaaaaatatatgaatgaatcaaaatcacgtttgaataaatattatattttttaaaaaaattaaaatgtaaattcaTTTTTAGTGTGTAAATCATAGAAACTCTAACATTAATGtttctataaattaattatgtttgttgaggattactgggagtgagtcccacatccCCTAATTGTGTCATGATTCCAAATACGGTATTAAAActatgccctaaacttagctatgtcgataaaatcctcaaatgtcgaacaaagaattgtgggtctcgaaggtatagtcaaaagtgtcgaacaaagagtgtattttattcgagggctccagagaaaggagtcgagcctcaattaaggagaAGCTGTTCGGGTGCTCTGTAAGCCTATTGGCATGTTTATCTTAgaagtaattttatattaagcAATCTTCTAAAAATCTATCGCATAGTAATGTTTCTTGTCGCCCAAGAAACAACTAGGTTGgaaaaagtgattttttttttttttttttttttttNactgcaaaaaagaaaagtctcCGAGATCACAAGCGCTTCTTCGACCGTGAAAACTATTAGAAATCACGAATCtacataatggtatgatattgtccactttgagcctaagttttcataagctttcatggctttgttttgggtttaCCAGCAGACCTcaaccaatggagatagtattcctacttataaactcatgatcttccatgAAATTAACCAAGGTGAgattcactcccaataatcctcaacaatcctcctctcaaacaaagtacactataagcctcccctgaggcttatgggactctcgaatagcctccccttaatcgaggctcgactcttttctttggagccctcgaacaaagtacaccatttctttgacactttagtcactattgactacaccttcgagacttacaattctttgtttgatatttgaggattttatttcCGGGCTAAGTTTAGGGTCATGACTCTGATAACATGTTAGtaatcatgactctccacaatggtatgatattgtccactttgaacataagctctcatggctttgctttgaactTCACCAAAGGCCTcaaccaatggagatagtattcctcatttacaaactcatgatcttccatgAAATTAACCTATGTGCGACTCActtccaataatcctcaacagatattgtccactttgagcataagctctggTAGCTTTGCTTGTTTAtaataagtgagaaatactatctctattgataCAAAGTCTTTTGGGAAGTCCAAATCAAAGtcagcttatgctcaaagtagacaatatcatatcattgtgtagattcgtgattcctaacaaaaacCACAGCTACTAAAACAAGTAAAGATAGAATAGCTTCGTGAATTAGATGCATAGAGAGGGAGATAGAGGTCTCACTTCCAATTATATTAATACTAGTGCTTTTGACAATCGTTAGACAAAAAGCACGTCTAGTATCCGCATCCtgaagcccaaaaaagaaaaacccagaTCAGCAAAAGCTCAAAAGATTGCAGAGATGAGTGAGAGAGCTATAAAAGctgaaaattatttcaaatgttCAGAGTACTCACATCAATCGAAAGGGTAAGGAACTGACCCAGAGGGATAAAATCATCTCCACCCTTCATCGTAAAATTAACCACCGGACAATCGATGGTTTCTGCATATAAACTGAATATAAACCGAGTATGAATAAGAATCCAGGAATGCTTTAAAAGAGAATAACTGGTTTCATTATATATCTCATTAGCTACTTACGACGGAGATTCGTAGCAGTACTCAAATGCGAAATCCGGACCAAATGAAAAGCGCTTTAACTGGATCCCTGAATCTATCTGTATAATAGTGGAcaaatttagggaataatcatgaATTCATAAGTAAGAAAATACATCCAaaattggtacgaggccttttgaggaagcccaaatcAAAGTCATAAGAGCTTAGGCTGAAAGTGGATAATATGTCGTGATTCCTGACAATTATATGGAATTTCCAAGAGTTGAAACTGCAGATAGCTTACTTGCTCGGAAATAAGAGAGTAAACTGGTTCAGCTAGGTGTGTAAACGAGGCACCACCGTCGAAAATTGCAGTAAATTGAACATCGTTGGTTTTTTCTCCCACAATTATCTGAGTGATGGTGACATTATAGTGTGGACTGCCAAAATGAACAAGACAATCCAGTTAGAAAAACCGGACATTTTAACATTCTGAATATGGTTTAGAAGTGAAAAGTTCTAACAAGCTTGGATTTGAATTGATGGGTGTTTCTTTTTGGTCTGGTGTGCCTGTGTCCCCAAAATCGATTCTCCCAAGTTCATCATGTCCGAAACACATGGAGAATGAATCAGAGATAAGACCTTGGTTAGCTAAGAAACTTGGAACTGATATCCTTTCCATGCCAAGCCCAATAAGACCATTGGGAGCTGCATGTCTTGCAAATCTACCAGTCTGGACCTTACCGCACCTGCCATGAAGAATCACATTTAAGCGCA
The sequence above is drawn from the Cucurbita pepo subsp. pepo cultivar mu-cu-16 unplaced genomic scaffold, ASM280686v2 Cp4.1_scaffold000637, whole genome shotgun sequence genome and encodes:
- the LOC111785670 gene encoding peroxidase 64-like isoform X1, encoding MASFAVVFSHFAILLLSVLPLGSSLSLDYYEKTCPGVDFIVNKAVRSAAYKDKTVPAGLLRMHFHDCFIRVFSLEFSTRLNFFVFDKTNLVLFAWVKGCDASVLLNSVGNNKAEKDGPPNLSLHSFFVIDNAKKELESYCPGVVSCADIVALAARDAVVLSGGPTWDVPKGRKDGRISKASETIQLPSPRFNISQLQQSFSQRGLSLDDLVALSGAHTLGFAHCSSFEGRIRNFCPASNVDPEMNPSFAASLRNTCPVNNKAKSAGAYMDTSSTTFDNNYYRLILQKKALFSSDQALLNFPKTKNLVYKFASSKEAFNRAFVNSMIKMSSITGGQEIRKNCRAVN
- the LOC111785670 gene encoding peroxidase 64-like isoform X2, with amino-acid sequence MASFAVVFSHFAILLLSVLPLGSSLSLDYYEKTCPGVDFIVNKAVRSAAYKDKTVPAGLLRMHFHDCFIRGCDASVLLNSVGNNKAEKDGPPNLSLHSFFVIDNAKKELESYCPGVVSCADIVALAARDAVVLSGGPTWDVPKGRKDGRISKASETIQLPSPRFNISQLQQSFSQRGLSLDDLVALSGAHTLGFAHCSSFEGRIRNFCPASNVDPEMNPSFAASLRNTCPVNNKAKSAGAYMDTSSTTFDNNYYRLILQKKALFSSDQALLNFPKTKNLVYKFASSKEAFNRAFVNSMIKMSSITGGQEIRKNCRAVN
- the LOC111785675 gene encoding aspartyl protease family protein 1-like — its product is MAWAFSFGAQMLLVFSVFFLSGGLRSGDASSFKFSIHHRFSDAVKGIIDSEGLPEKHSPEYYATLVHRDRLVHGRRLAASNGSKELTFAGGNATYLMVNAGFLLYANISIGTPALDFFVALDTGSNLFWLPCECRSCPTSTPSGKVPFNHYSPNASKTSSTVPCSNALCELSNKCTSNQNTCPYKVKYGAGNESSTGYLVEDVVSLITDDSQLKPVKAKITFGCGKVQTGRFARHAAPNGLIGLGMERISVPSFLANQGLISDSFSMCFGHDELGRIDFGDTGTPDQKETPINSNPSFPHYNVTITQIIVGEKTNDVQFTAIFDGGASFTHLAEPVYSLISEQIDSGIQLKRFSFGPDFAFEYCYESPSLYAETIDCPVVNFTMKGGDDFIPLGQFLTLSIDDADTRRAFCLTIVKSTSINIIGSETSISLSMHLIHEAILSLLVLVAVVNFMEDHEFVNEEYYLHWLRPLVKFKAKP
- the LOC111785672 gene encoding aspartyl protease family protein 1-like, with protein sequence MASTFTSAAQMLLFLSIFFLAGEVVSLKFNIHRRFSDSIKGILNSDGLLEKHTPGYYAAMVHRDRLLHGRRLVTSKSETPLTFSYDNHTYHYGSLGDFYYANISVGTPELGFLVALDTGSDLFWLPCECSKCRTSVGTSDGEDLTLNHYSPNASTTSKSVACSNSLCELADQCPSNKSSCPYKIHDASPNTSSSGYLVEDILHLATDDSQSKPVDAKITFGCGKVQTGIFSNVAANGLLGLGMGKISVPSLLASQELTPDSFSMCFGYDGYGNIDFGDIGPSDQRETSLKPNSSSYNVTIIQITVAGKPSNVEFTAIFDSGSSYTYLADPIYTLVTQKIDAAMELDRFIFDSDYPFEYCYQLPLGTLFQQPHLNFTMDSGYIFGVISMFVAIPTDDKGGHAICLTIAKSTDINLFGLNFMAGHRIVFNREKMVLGWNEVNCFDNGADNSPPSNSPPADAPSPSGDSPPAPSTTRTSNSTQSSPGIGTGDATQLNPLACLSVVLLAILFIV